ATTTTTTCTTTTAATAAAAAATTTCCTTTTTCTATCTTATAGACTGATCCCATTGTACTAACAAAAACTTCTCTTGCTATAAGAGAAGATATCAAACCAATTCCTATTTCCCAATTATATCCTAATGGTTGAATAAATGGTTCTATTTTTTTTCCTATTAAACCTAAATAAGAATTAGGAAGTTCTTTTTTTTTTATTATTTTTTCCAAAAAAATAGAATTTTTATTTGATAATTCTTTTGAAGGACCAAAAGATCCTAATACCCATATTAATACATTTACTAACAAAATCATTTTTCCTGTATTAAAAATAAAAGATTTTATATTTATCCATAGTGGAATCCATATATTGATGAATATAGGATATTTATAAGTAGGCATTTCCATAATAAGATAACTTTTATAATCTTTTTTGAGAATAAAATAATGAATAATCATGGAAATACTTAAAGCAGAAAAAAAACCTACAAGGTACATTGCCATGAGTACTAATCCTCTTAATTGGATAAAATACCATTTTTTATCCGGAATAATTAAAGAAATGATTAATGTGTAAATAGGTAATCTAGCTGAACATGTCATAAAAGGAGTTACTAAAATAGTGATTAATCGATCTCTAGAATTTTCTATATGTCTAGAAGCCATTATTGCTGGAATAGAACAAGAAAAGCTAGAAATAAGAGGAACGACACTTTTTCCATTTAATCCAAATGGACGCATCATCCTATCCATTAAAAATATTACTCTACTCATATAACCACTTTCTTCCATAAGAAGAATAAAAAATAATAAAATAAAAATTTGTGGAATAAAAGTAATAATAGTACTAATTCCAGGTAAAATACCTTGTATAAAAAAATGATTTAAAGGCCCTGGATAAAATGTTACCAGTTTTTTTTGAAAAATATAAAAAAAAAATTCTATAAATCCTTTAGGATTTTCTGATAAAAAAAAAACACTTTGAAATATAATGAATAATAAAAAAAAGAAAATTAAATAACCCCATAAAGGATGGACCAATAAATATTTATCTATTTTTTTTTGAAAATTCAAATAATTTTTTTCTTTATCCGAAATAAACTCAAAAACCGTTTTAGAAAAAATGAAACTTATTTCCTTATATCTATACAGTATTTCTTGAATTTGTAATTTTTTAGAAATAATATTATGTTTTTTTTTAATTTGATTTAAAATTTTATCTTTTTTTTGAAAAAAAATTCTATTATTAGCTAAATAATACCAAGCTCTATAAGAATTAACTGAATAATAACTTTTTACATTTTTAATAGCAATGATATAATCCAATTTTGGATTAAAAAAAAAGGAATTATTTTTTTTTTGATAGTTTATTTTATTTATTTTATTTTTAACTTTTTCTATTCCTATTCCTTTTCTTGCATTAATTGATACAATTTCTGTTATCAGAAATTTTTTTAATTTTTTTATATTAATAAAAATTCCCTTATTTTTTGCTTCATCAATCATATTTAATATGAATAGAACAGGGAACCCTAAATCTTGTATTTGTCTAAGTAAAAAAATACTTTTTTTTATATTAGAGGAATCCGCTACAACAATAATTTTATCTGGATAATCATTTACGTTTTTTTTATCATTTAATAATCTACAAACTATCTCTTCATCTTCAGATGATGGATATATGCTATAAATCCCAGGAAGATCCATGATTTGATAATATATTTTTTTGTAAAAAAAATATCCTATTTTTTTATCAATTGTTACACCTAAGTAATTTCCTACTTTTTGATTAAGTCCAGTTAATTTGTTAAATAAAGAAGTTTTTCCAACATTTGGATTTCCAATAAGAGCCAATTTAATTGTTTTTTTCATTATTTAAAATAGGTTCTATTAGAATATTTTCTGCCTCTTTTTTTCGTAATGTTAC
The nucleotide sequence above comes from Blattabacterium clevelandi. Encoded proteins:
- the feoB gene encoding ferrous iron transport protein B yields the protein MKKTIKLALIGNPNVGKTSLFNKLTGLNQKVGNYLGVTIDKKIGYFFYKKIYYQIMDLPGIYSIYPSSEDEEIVCRLLNDKKNVNDYPDKIIVVADSSNIKKSIFLLRQIQDLGFPVLFILNMIDEAKNKGIFINIKKLKKFLITEIVSINARKGIGIEKVKNKINKINYQKKNNSFFFNPKLDYIIAIKNVKSYYSVNSYRAWYYLANNRIFFQKKDKILNQIKKKHNIISKKLQIQEILYRYKEISFIFSKTVFEFISDKEKNYLNFQKKIDKYLLVHPLWGYLIFFFLLFIIFQSVFFLSENPKGFIEFFFYIFQKKLVTFYPGPLNHFFIQGILPGISTIITFIPQIFILLFFILLMEESGYMSRVIFLMDRMMRPFGLNGKSVVPLISSFSCSIPAIMASRHIENSRDRLITILVTPFMTCSARLPIYTLIISLIIPDKKWYFIQLRGLVLMAMYLVGFFSALSISMIIHYFILKKDYKSYLIMEMPTYKYPIFINIWIPLWINIKSFIFNTGKMILLVNVLIWVLGSFGPSKELSNKNSIFLEKIIKKKELPNSYLGLIGKKIEPFIQPLGYNWEIGIGLISSLIAREVFVSTMGSVYKIEKGNFLLKEKMKKEQFYDTKKPVYNIATGFSLLFFYAFSMQCMSTLYTVKKETKSWKWPIIQFFFMTTLAYFSSFFIYQILKK